The Collimonas fungivorans Ter331 genome has a segment encoding these proteins:
- a CDS encoding SET domain-containing protein: MSAVISISENSVRASRIATECRKLREYIHQRLNDADEFSSLAEQQEFLFEMVPALRGEIQGMLTPAMGARLQAAGLDVDWETGAEVEGELTDDGSSIRCEIIDSFNGNADLERACEMWLLVRYGAYRLRKEFQTLQTHCAIERLPYSPELDGRYPFRDAESRPVMIRKIWQSKATASGQIYSPEAVWPSIDPLTTAQARMARYHSMIQCRLVESSDLQDPRESSLVGERGVFAIRPLQKGECVGVYGGRLMTPAMYFMLRSDSFAISSICGNAVSFLDGENILAMMNTSLEYDESGHCIRQSPDAYNVEPVAFDVESDIGGKFSIRAFFSTRDIPAGAELRWNYRYSDDMVRQVFGKRL; encoded by the coding sequence ATGAGTGCTGTAATTTCAATTAGTGAAAACAGCGTACGCGCGTCTCGAATCGCGACAGAATGCAGAAAACTGCGCGAATATATTCATCAGCGTCTAAATGATGCCGATGAATTTTCCAGCCTGGCGGAACAACAAGAATTTCTCTTTGAAATGGTTCCGGCGCTGCGCGGCGAAATTCAGGGAATGCTCACGCCGGCAATGGGCGCGAGGTTGCAGGCCGCCGGTTTAGACGTCGATTGGGAGACCGGAGCCGAGGTAGAAGGAGAATTGACGGACGACGGGAGTAGCATCCGCTGCGAAATCATAGACAGTTTCAACGGTAACGCTGACCTCGAGCGAGCATGCGAAATGTGGTTGCTGGTCCGATACGGAGCGTACCGTCTGCGCAAGGAGTTCCAGACATTGCAAACACACTGCGCAATCGAGCGTTTGCCGTATTCGCCCGAGCTGGACGGCAGATATCCTTTTCGCGATGCCGAATCCCGGCCCGTAATGATCCGAAAAATATGGCAGTCGAAAGCCACCGCGTCGGGACAAATATATTCGCCCGAGGCAGTTTGGCCATCGATCGACCCGTTGACAACTGCGCAGGCGAGAATGGCGCGTTATCATTCGATGATTCAATGCCGGCTTGTCGAATCCAGTGACCTGCAGGACCCAAGGGAATCGAGCCTGGTCGGCGAAAGGGGCGTTTTCGCGATCCGTCCGTTGCAGAAAGGGGAGTGCGTCGGGGTTTACGGCGGCCGCCTGATGACTCCGGCGATGTATTTCATGTTGCGTTCCGACTCGTTTGCGATTTCGTCGATCTGCGGTAATGCAGTCTCGTTCCTGGATGGCGAAAATATCCTGGCGATGATGAACACTTCCCTCGAATATGACGAGTCCGGCCATTGCATCAGGCAATCTCCCGACGCTTACAACGTCGAGCCGGTGGCTTTTGACGTCGAGTCGGATATCGGCGGAAAATTTTCGATCCGTGCTTTTTTTTCCACGCGCGATATTCCAGCAGGAGCAGAACTTAGATGGAACTACAGATATTCCGATGACATGGTTCGTCAGGTTTTCGGAAAGCGGCTGTAA
- a CDS encoding lytic transglycosylase domain-containing protein, protein MKTKKNYAARRIGWIVLSGLASMLLPTDVARADCFDDAAIYHGVNPTILRAIAWQESNNRADAIHVNSNGSIDYGVMQINSVHLAELAKYGVRRQTLLQPCQNVYIAAWHLRRMVSKYGNNWKAVGAYHSEQMLERDGYAKRIQRIVAAWSDIPPSASNRLGAADQKSNVKP, encoded by the coding sequence GTGAAGACAAAAAAAAATTATGCCGCCCGCCGCATCGGCTGGATCGTATTGTCCGGCCTGGCGTCGATGCTGCTGCCGACGGACGTTGCGCGCGCCGATTGCTTCGACGACGCGGCAATCTACCATGGCGTGAATCCGACCATATTGCGGGCAATCGCCTGGCAAGAATCGAATAACAGGGCCGATGCGATTCATGTCAATTCGAACGGCTCTATCGACTATGGCGTCATGCAGATCAACTCGGTTCATCTTGCCGAACTTGCCAAGTATGGCGTTCGCCGGCAGACCTTGCTGCAACCTTGCCAGAACGTTTACATCGCGGCCTGGCATCTGCGGCGGATGGTAAGCAAATACGGCAACAACTGGAAGGCGGTCGGCGCCTATCATTCGGAGCAGATGCTGGAACGCGACGGCTATGCGAAACGCATCCAGCGCATCGTCGCCGCCTGGAGCGATATTCCGCCGTCCGCCTCGAACCGGCTCGGTGCAGCCGATCAAAAATCAAACGTGAAACCGTAG